TTCTAACATTCCAAACATGTGAAAAAAACGATTTaaatttgacatatttgaagtttgaagaaTGTGTTTTGAATCCAAAGTCCAAACATATTGTAAAGCATCTTCTATGAATCATGTTTTAATGCAGGTGACTTTGATCAACTTAGCTTTATCATCAATACATCTGTGGTGCATGTGGATGATGTTGCCAGAGCacacattttcctttttgaacATCATGAGGCCAACGGGAGATACAATTGTTCTGCAGATGTCATAACACTTGTACAAATAGCTGAATTAATCTCTGCAAAATACCCGGAAGCTCGAATACCGTCAGTAGAGTGAGTTAAACTATTTTTCTTCACATTACTCTAGTCCCTTTTCCGTTTCAgtctaaaaaatgaaattaaaactcctttgttttcttggttCTATCTTTCTGTGCAGTGATTTAAGTAGAGTTGAAGGTCCGAAATTTTCTGGTCTGTCATCAAAGAAGCTATTGGATGCTGGTTTCAAATTCAAGTATGGGGTTGATGAGATGTTCAGTGATGCAATTCAATGCTGCAGAGAAAAGCATTATCTGTAGTTCCTTCCTGGAATTATGATCTTATTCTATGGAAATGGAAGTTTGATACCATAACAGAAAACCAATCCCCTTTGTTGGATGGAAATGGAACATTGGATGGGTGTATATATGCACACCATGAAATGCAAATAGGAAAAATGTAATGGAATGGAACAGTTAAAATCTTCTTCCAATCTTGTCCATCAATAAAGTCATTCTTTCTGACTTTCAAATCACGGTGTGATCATGTAAGTAGGAATGGGGCATCTCAAAGGGAATGGGccaagtatttttctttttcaaagcGAGATGTTATAGAAACTAGAATTTgacttttataattttttcaatacaagcgatagtacTAAAAGGAGGAGGGGAATTGCACAAACACACAAATAAGGTGTTATGAGGTTTGAACTTGAGACCATTGATCTGCTAGTCCAAACTTTTTTTCATTGAGCTAGAGCCGGTTGCAGGATTTGTTTTTggcataatatatattttttctttttttctttttttcttttttcttttggccggAGAAAAAAGACAAACGAATGcaaacaaaacgacgtcgtacTGACAGCCCTTGCTCGTCAGGGAAATTTAAGCGAAGTTAACGTTTCATTTGACACGTCCAAGCAATATAACGACCTTCTCTTCCTTCCCGCTCCTTTCTCGCCTCTCAAACTCAACTgaatctctccctctctctcactctgaATCATTCTTTGATTTATCTTCTTCTCCGTTGATTTTGAAACTCTGCGCTGTTGCTACGACGATGTCGTTTTCAGATTCTGATTCGTCTTCTCATGGCGGAGCCACGGAGTACAAAATTTTCCGTCAAGTCAGCCGTGACCGTAAGCTGTCTCTCGCACCAACATTTTGCTTTTCACGTTTTTTATTCTGTTTGGTTCCCGAGAAATGTCTGAGCGGCGGTGCTCTGTTCAGCTAGATTCATGAGTGCCaagaaaatgtaaaataaatgCCATTGAAGCTCTTGATTATGCTTCATTTTTGGCACCTATTGCTTTCTAACAAAACGCGTGAGAGgaattgaaatcaaaatttaacgatgatcttttttttttctttggaatttGTGATAAATAAGAAATGTATGAATTGTGTGTGTAGGGTTATTGCACGAAATGCTTGGATCAACCAGAACAGAGAAGTCCAAGTCTTGGAAGGTAAATTGTTCAATtcagtgtttttattttattttataaaattttcttttaaagcaGCTAATctattactttttaaaattttatagaaTTTTGTAATAATTTAGTTATGTGAAACTTGAATTCTACCAAGGAATCAGTTTTAATTGATTCTCTAATACTGTGGTTGTTTTTAATCATACTtcattggttttgattttgattttgatttgattttttttgccCCAGGTCCTCATCATGGATAAAATAACAGTGAAAGTCATGTCCCATTCATGTAAAATGGCAGATATCACAGACCAAGAAATTTCATGTAAGCATAACTTCCAATTTGCTTTGTtcattttttccaattttcaagTTCAAGCAGCTTCTTTCCCCCTTGGAAAGAGATGAAAATTGATTACGACATTATAAACGTCATTGTTTACATGTCTGCTAAGATATATTTAGCCAAATATTCTACAATGTGTTCTTTAATGCTTTTTATTGTTAGTTGGAAATTACTAGGAGATGATTCTCTTTTGTTGCAGTGGTGGAAGACCTTTTTCGAAGGAGAGAACCATTGCCGTCCATGGATGTTATTTATTTCATCCAGCCAACAAAAGAGAAGTACcgtatttttcaaaacataaaatcaTTGATTCTTTCCTCATAATTACTTATCGTTCCACATGAAACTATGGAGTACTGTTTATCTGTAATAGTAAATTTCTCATCTTCTATAAATGTGAGGCATATGAAATCTCAGCATCAGATTTAGTTATGGTGTGATGTCCTTGCGGTCATGCAAAGGCTTGAGAATGCATATGTTGACAATATACACCCCACAAATGGGCATGTCAAGCCTTGCAGCATAATATGAAATATCATTTTAGCCATcctatcttctctctctctctcttaaataACTTTCTATCTCTTTAAACTTGCTTGTTCAGAAGTATTCAAAATTTACAATTTCATTTTCGTCTGGACTATTTGTAACCCTATCTTTTGCTAGCATGCAGTATTGTCATGTTCTTATCTGACATGTCTGGAAGGGAGCCTCTGTACAGGAAGTATGAGAAGgatttgtgttttttgtttttgctttttgcttttttttctgatttcaGATTTTATCACTTACAAGTTCAAACAGCATTATGCTGATTGTGGGCTTTTTTGCctgtttcaatttcatggttTCAGagcatttgtatttttcagttCACCTATCCCAAAGGAACTTGTAAATCACATAAAGAGTGATACAAGTGTTCTACCCCGCATAGGTGCATTGAGAGAGGTCAACATTTCCTCTTGTTATTGCTCAGTACTTCTAATGGTcctttttacattttaattcctttttttttatttttaaaatcttataTTTGATTGGCATATGCAGATGAATTTCGAATACTTTCCTGTGGATAGTCAGGTATTGTAGTAATCTTTGGtttatcattttttatgcCTGATCCATCTTTGGTCTCTTTAGTTTCGGTTCCCATCTTCCAAGCACCATCATTTCGAAAAGCTttactttttatatattacaCTTATTATTTACTATTCCATTTCCTTTCTGATGGTACTATTTATGGAATGACTTCCTATTCTTTTCAGTTCCCCTAGTTGCAGTACAAAAAGTTCACTTTAGTTAGTGTGCATTGGCTTAACTGTCCACACTTTTTGCGTCAAACTAATTAAACTATTTATACTCAATCTGTAGAGTAGAGATAATGAACTCAAGTGAaagttttcttaaaatttcaTGACATTGATATAGAATACTTGAGACTGCAAAAGTGCATGGGGTGAAATGGATTCTGCTTCTCTGTGACAAGTTGGGGTGTTAAACAATCTGGCCACATTCAAATGTTGATCCAACGTTTTTGTGTAAATTAGCCTCAGAACTGAGCATAATATTGTTTATATGGGCACAAAGTCAAAGCCCGTGTATTTCATGTTTCTTTTCCTGTTGGGCCATTCTGAGTCGTGCCTCTCTTTCTTAATCTTAAATAAAATGTTAGAAAAGGAATCTGTAGGTTCTACTTCACAAGGAAATCAGGACTATCTTTGCTATTGAGCACCTCTGTTCTGACCATACTGATATTTGAGCTATTTTCGAAAGCATGTAAGGGGGTGCTTTCTTCACTGAGATCACTTTATTGCAGGCTTTTACCACTGATCAAGAAAGGGCAATGGAGGAGCTCTTTGGTAATTTTGGGAATGCTCGCAGATTCGATGCTTGCTTGAACATAATGGCAACTCGAATTGCCACGGTTTTTGCTTCTTTAAAGGTATCATTTCTTGTATTTACAATGTTGTTTTGTATGATATGTATCTTACATTCTAcctaattattataattactGCTAATGGCATATTTgctacattattattatttttttttaagatcgTAGAAACAAAGACAtagcctttttatttttggaaacaATAAGTTTTCTGAGAATAAAATGGGTGTTTACTACCTTTGTGTTTGGTACAAATGTCTAAACAAGTTTGGACCATCTCAGGAGCTGCCATTTGTACGGTACCGCTCTGCCAAGGCACTGGATGAATCTACAGAACCAACACCTAGTGATTTAGTTGCTACAAAGCTTGCTGCTACTGTTTGGgatataatttcaaaatataaatctTCTATTCCCAACTTTCCACAGAAAGAAACATGTGATCTGCTCATATTGGATAGATCTGTTGATCAGGTTATTATTCCTTGTCCTGTGCCgacttctgtttttttttcttctttcttttgttctttctgtATGctgttatatttttatttgttgaatGTGTTGGACTTGCATGAATAGATTGCTCCTGTCATACATGAATGGACATATGATGCTATGTGTCACGATTTACTGGATATGGACGGGAACAAATATAAGCAGGAGGTATGTCTTCATGTTCCTTTTACGAccttctgtttttgtttaaatattcattttgtatattatatatatagggatGACGTATATTGTATATTAGGTTCCTAGCAAAACTGGTGGTGATCCTGAGAAAAAGGAGGTTCTTTTGGAAGACAATGATCCAGTATGGCTTGAGCTTCGCCATACACACATAGCTGATGTATAGTTCATGATTTCAAACATTTTCATTTACATGAATATATTATGAATGTGAATACTATAGTCCACTAACTGAAATATCAGGCTAGTGAACGATTGCACGACAAGTTTACCAACTTTGCATCAAAGAACAAGGCTGCACAGCTCCAACAGAGTGCAAGGTTGGTGTTAGTGTCTAGAAGGCACTCTTTAGAAATTGTTTTCCATTTGATGTAGAGAGGTTTTATCTTATTAGTCCTGTCTATTTTCTGATCAAAAAATTGTTTTACATTACACGAATGCATAGAAAATGGACATCTTAGTAGTTATGAAAATGTAGTCTCAGAAGCATGTCCAGACCACTAActcatcttttttgtttaaatataCACATGTCAATGCTGCATGAAGATAGGCTTGCATCATGGGTGCTGAAGCTTATTCTCAGATTGTGTAAACTAGTATGAGTGTTCTTCGATCTTATCATTCTTGAGAGAACTGTAATATAGGAGAATCAATCATAGACTTCAATTGATGTATCTCATGTAACCTGATGGtaatatacatattttaaaaGATCGATATTCAGGTACAAGGATATATGGGATATTCAGTATCAAAATCTTTTGTTTAATAGACACATGCAGCTTCATTTTATGGCTCTAAAGTTTGGATTCATTAGAAGTGTGTATGGATCTTGAATTATTGTTATCATACACTACTTATATAGAAGATTGACTTTATGCAGAGAGGGCAATGAATTATCTACACGTGACTTGCAGAAGATGGTTCAAGCTTTGCCACAATACACTGAACAAGTTGAAAAGATTTCTCTTCACGTTGAGGTTTGCTCTGATCATTTTCAGGCATAGGTGCAATATATAAGCATTTACTTTTAAGAGAGTCGTAAAGCATTTAACCTGTTTACAATGTTAAATAAGGTGGCTTTATTTCTCTTTGCATGTTTTGAGGAACACAAGTCACTGAgaagtatttatttaagtaaatgaattaaaaaattagcAAGGACTTTCTTAAACTTTTTACATTGTAATTTCTTTGTTGGATGTTTGAAGCACAGTAAATTGGGTCTGTTTtgcacttttttaatttttcataacTAAAATAAGAGGGGAGAGACAAGAGTGGAGAGACATGAAACATGTGAGGAATAGATGAGGGAAGCTGATAGAATGGAAATCAAGCATTAAAAACCATTTGAAGTTATTCCTTGTTCAAAGCCAGCCGAAGGTTTGAGGATGGGGAGTGTTAGAAATGGCTTTTAGAATGCAGAGAGTTAGAGTCGAACTCTGACACTGAGGTAAAACACTCTTACCACTAGAACTTTCTCAcaaattgttttttgtttatgctcTAAAAATTCTTATATTCATtttccttcctctctctccctcatctctctttcactttcttttctcttcctctcttcctctcttcctctaatttttctttaaataaagaatgGGGATCAAAAGAGCTATTAagtatttggttttttctttaagaATGTATCCTCTAGAACGCTTATTTTGTTGCCTGCATTAGCAAGAGTCCAAGTAGAAATGAATAAAGTGATCATTTTAAGGGTGTGATAGGGATTAGAAGGATTGGTGGTTAAAATTGGTTTTAGTGGCTCTAGACTTGCATACTGATTGTTTTGCTTGATTATTTGAGTCAGATTGCAgggaaaattaacaaaattattaaGGAAACGGGACTTCGAGGCCTTGGGCAACTAGAGCAGGATCTTGTCTTTGGAGATGCAGGAGCCAAGGAGGTCATCAATTATCTGAGGACCAATCAGGTGATGTACAGAGGACATTAGTCCACTTCTTCTAAGTACTTGTGGATACtcgatatttttttaatggaagAATGTTCAATTTATGCAGGATACAACTCCTGAAAATAAGTTGCGTTTGTTAATGATTTATGCCTCTGTGTATCCTGAGAAGTTTGAGGGAGACAAAGCTACTAAGCTAATGC
Above is a window of Prunus persica cultivar Lovell chromosome G2, Prunus_persica_NCBIv2, whole genome shotgun sequence DNA encoding:
- the LOC18784929 gene encoding protein transport Sec1a, whose product is MSFSDSDSSSHGGATEYKIFRQVSRDRLLHEMLGSTRTEKSKSWKVLIMDKITVKVMSHSCKMADITDQEISLVEDLFRRREPLPSMDVIYFIQPTKENIVMFLSDMSGREPLYRKAFVFFSSPIPKELVNHIKSDTSVLPRIGALREMNFEYFPVDSQAFTTDQERAMEELFGNFGNARRFDACLNIMATRIATVFASLKELPFVRYRSAKALDESTEPTPSDLVATKLAATVWDIISKYKSSIPNFPQKETCDLLILDRSVDQIAPVIHEWTYDAMCHDLLDMDGNKYKQEVPSKTGGDPEKKEVLLEDNDPVWLELRHTHIADASERLHDKFTNFASKNKAAQLQQSAREGNELSTRDLQKMVQALPQYTEQVEKISLHVEIAGKINKIIKETGLRGLGQLEQDLVFGDAGAKEVINYLRTNQDTTPENKLRLLMIYASVYPEKFEGDKATKLMQLAKLSSEDMKVVNNMRLLGGSSESKKTSSSFSLKFNAAKTKQAARKDRVGEEETWQLSRFYPMIEELIENLNKGELLKNEYSCINEPIPAPQGGSLRGSRSSSAQMSQPTTAPHSMRSRRTANWGRARHSDDGYSSDSALRGACTDFKKMGQRIFVFMIGGATRSELRVCHKLTTKLRREVILGTTSIIESPQYITKLKLLSEKELALDGLKI